In a genomic window of Halalkalicoccus sp. CG83:
- a CDS encoding chlorite dismutase family protein, with product MDGDVPPTADPDSIAESGVACAFAAYSCPFLDDSDPDDAVDVRTLVAESDCLVDAYLTRGLSPPYDFLLRVHAAELAAVQGFLRGICRTTLGRRATLEESFLGVTASEEYVPELPDLAAELDARSYEGAPPRYAIVIPTRKSAEWWTLSEAERVESMREHVEPTLDYLETVKRQLYRSTGLDDVDFLTYFETDDPIAFQDLVRELQTIEEFRYTEYGNPTIVGTIRPIEELLATSPE from the coding sequence ATGGACGGCGACGTGCCGCCGACGGCGGACCCGGATTCGATCGCCGAGAGCGGTGTCGCCTGCGCCTTCGCCGCCTACTCGTGTCCGTTCCTCGACGACTCCGATCCGGACGACGCCGTCGACGTACGTACGCTGGTCGCCGAGTCGGACTGTCTGGTCGACGCGTATCTCACGCGGGGGCTCTCCCCGCCGTACGACTTCCTCCTGCGCGTACACGCCGCGGAGCTCGCCGCCGTCCAGGGGTTCCTCCGAGGGATCTGCCGAACGACGCTGGGGAGGCGGGCGACCCTCGAGGAGTCGTTTCTCGGCGTGACCGCATCCGAGGAGTACGTTCCCGAACTTCCCGACCTCGCCGCCGAACTCGACGCACGCAGCTACGAGGGGGCGCCGCCTCGATACGCGATCGTGATCCCGACCCGGAAGTCGGCCGAGTGGTGGACCCTTTCGGAGGCCGAGCGGGTCGAGTCGATGCGCGAACACGTCGAGCCGACGCTCGACTACCTCGAGACCGTGAAGCGCCAGCTCTATCGCTCGACGGGGCTCGACGACGTCGACTTCCTCACGTACTTCGAGACGGACGACCCGATCGCGTTTCAGGACCTCGTCCGCGAGCTCCAGACGATCGAGGAGTTCCGATATACGGAGTACGGGAACCCGACGATCGTCGGGACGATTCGCCCGATCGAGGAACTGCTCGCGACGTCCCCCGAGTGA
- a CDS encoding IucA/IucC family protein: MPSDESTAALTSASASASALSLTDAELAVLDAATAHARHHDLAEPAESGYLRELPGARRSILHRLVVGLLRGSPVELPPAITLSGSAPEIPTDAPSPLSRTTAERLLADVDSRSREVAVLPFPASESAFVAPIAARHGYGRIRLDDVHRWRPDGANRVRHPNELVEPLVREGAFPDDEQARRIGAELDESAANLAFARLARRRFVARAPEGDASITEVAAAAPAADPAASLERLVVEGHPFHPAAKIRRGMSPGAALAYAPEFTGRIDLRFVAVHVDHAARVTAAGETSLTDRLYGGFEGLAGTVRESLPAGRSPEEYAVVPVHPWQYHHSLPDRYADRIADGRVVPVPGYTHPATPLLNLRTVVPYATDRTPESPPPHLKLAIGVQTTNVVRTLSPQAVHNGPRVTDVLRSIETRESLSSLGFLDEPATAGYHASGGPHPEGEDYDDARHLAGLLRESPYAHPFVSEGAVPVPASSLLARSPVTDRPLIREVVDRYEETTGAGVDSFLEEYLEAVVPEQLLLLSKYGVALESHAQNSYVVFEEGRPVATLIRDFGGIRALDDRLAAHGIAVDAYPDSDVAADDREDLYRKLYYALFQNHLAELIATLTWHCPIDEATCWRLVRAECERAFEALRADSDVRDRRIARDEGALFADPIEHKALTAMRLRGKRHEYVTSRVPNPLA, translated from the coding sequence ATGCCATCGGACGAGTCGACCGCAGCGCTCACGTCAGCATCAGCGTCGGCCTCGGCGCTCTCGCTGACCGACGCCGAGCTGGCCGTCCTCGACGCGGCGACGGCCCACGCGCGACACCACGACCTGGCCGAGCCGGCGGAGTCCGGCTACCTCCGGGAGCTCCCCGGCGCGCGCAGGAGCATCCTCCACCGGCTCGTCGTCGGGCTGCTTCGGGGCTCGCCTGTGGAGCTGCCGCCCGCCATCACGCTGTCCGGATCGGCGCCCGAGATCCCCACCGACGCACCGTCGCCGCTGTCGAGGACGACCGCCGAGCGGTTGCTCGCCGACGTCGACTCCCGGTCGCGGGAGGTGGCCGTCCTTCCGTTTCCCGCCTCGGAGAGCGCGTTCGTCGCGCCGATCGCCGCCCGTCACGGCTACGGTCGTATCCGACTCGACGACGTCCACCGGTGGAGGCCCGACGGCGCGAATCGAGTGCGCCATCCGAACGAACTCGTCGAACCGTTGGTGCGCGAGGGTGCGTTCCCCGACGACGAGCAGGCACGCCGAATCGGGGCCGAACTCGACGAGAGCGCCGCCAACCTCGCGTTCGCACGGCTCGCTCGCCGACGGTTCGTGGCTCGAGCGCCCGAGGGAGACGCCTCGATTACAGAGGTCGCTGCGGCCGCGCCGGCCGCCGATCCCGCCGCGTCCCTCGAGCGGCTCGTCGTCGAGGGCCATCCCTTCCACCCGGCCGCGAAGATCCGCCGCGGGATGTCGCCGGGAGCCGCGCTCGCCTACGCTCCGGAGTTCACCGGACGGATCGACCTCCGGTTCGTCGCCGTCCACGTCGATCACGCCGCGCGGGTGACGGCCGCCGGAGAAACGTCGCTCACGGACCGTCTCTACGGCGGATTCGAGGGACTCGCGGGCACCGTCCGAGAGTCGCTCCCAGCGGGCCGTTCGCCCGAGGAGTACGCCGTCGTCCCCGTTCACCCCTGGCAGTACCACCACTCCCTCCCCGACCGCTACGCCGACCGGATCGCCGACGGCCGCGTCGTCCCCGTCCCGGGCTACACCCATCCCGCCACGCCGCTTCTCAACCTCCGCACCGTCGTGCCCTACGCGACCGACCGGACCCCGGAGAGCCCGCCCCCGCATCTCAAGCTCGCAATCGGGGTGCAGACGACCAACGTCGTCCGAACGCTCTCGCCCCAGGCGGTCCACAACGGTCCCCGCGTGACCGACGTGTTACGCTCGATCGAGACGCGCGAGTCGCTCTCCTCGCTCGGATTCCTCGACGAACCCGCCACGGCGGGCTACCACGCGTCCGGCGGTCCCCATCCCGAGGGCGAGGACTACGACGACGCCCGGCACCTCGCGGGGCTGCTCCGGGAGAGCCCCTACGCACACCCGTTCGTCTCGGAAGGAGCGGTCCCGGTCCCCGCCTCGAGCCTGCTCGCGCGCTCGCCGGTGACGGACCGGCCGCTGATCCGCGAGGTCGTCGACCGATACGAGGAGACGACGGGGGCGGGCGTCGACTCGTTCCTCGAGGAGTACCTGGAGGCGGTCGTCCCCGAACAGCTCCTGCTCCTCTCGAAGTACGGGGTCGCCCTCGAGTCACACGCCCAGAACAGCTACGTCGTCTTCGAGGAGGGTCGGCCGGTCGCGACGCTGATCCGGGATTTCGGCGGGATCCGCGCGCTCGACGACCGGCTCGCGGCACACGGGATCGCAGTCGACGCCTACCCCGACTCCGACGTCGCTGCCGACGACCGCGAGGACCTCTACCGGAAGCTCTACTACGCGCTGTTCCAGAACCACCTTGCGGAGCTGATCGCCACCCTGACGTGGCACTGCCCGATCGACGAGGCGACCTGCTGGAGGCTCGTCCGGGCCGAGTGCGAACGCGCCTTCGAGGCGCTCCGCGCCGATTCCGACGTCCGCGACCGGCGAATCGCCCGCGACGAGGGAGCGCTGTTCGCCGATCCGATCGAACACAAGGCGCTGACCGCGATGCGGCTTCGGGGAAAGCGCCACGAGTACGTCACCAGCCGGGTGCCGAACCCGCTGGCGTGA
- a CDS encoding ABC transporter permease, whose amino-acid sequence MIAAVERLASQSVDSTVLRGFAQIGLSVALVVVVLAVAAVRRFEFHHETGTAVGRGFVQILAAGSVIGLLLNAHLAWAGVVLAFMIGAAAWISHERGAQIPGAFRTSVVSIAFGTGSVIVAMSLAGAIETTMRDLIVVGSMVIAMSMKTNSLALDRFVGELESNREEIEAVLSLGAPPERAVEAYVSTSVYGALIPIVDRVKSLGIVSIPGMMAGMIIAGANPIYAAQYQFVIMLMLFSAAGLTSMTSTYLVSGYVFTDADQLDPAVLGTTEA is encoded by the coding sequence GTGATCGCGGCGGTCGAACGGCTCGCGAGCCAGTCGGTCGATTCGACCGTGCTCCGGGGGTTCGCCCAGATCGGCCTCAGCGTCGCCCTCGTCGTCGTTGTGCTCGCGGTCGCCGCCGTCCGCCGCTTCGAGTTCCACCACGAGACCGGGACAGCGGTAGGACGGGGGTTCGTCCAGATCCTCGCCGCGGGCTCGGTGATCGGGCTGCTGTTGAACGCGCACCTCGCGTGGGCGGGCGTCGTCCTGGCGTTCATGATCGGCGCTGCGGCCTGGATCTCTCACGAGCGGGGGGCGCAGATCCCGGGCGCGTTCCGCACCTCGGTGGTTTCGATCGCGTTCGGCACCGGATCGGTGATCGTCGCGATGAGCCTCGCGGGCGCGATCGAGACGACGATGCGCGACCTGATCGTCGTCGGGAGCATGGTCATCGCGATGTCGATGAAGACCAACTCGCTCGCGCTGGACCGATTCGTCGGCGAGCTCGAGTCGAACCGCGAGGAGATCGAGGCGGTGTTGAGCCTCGGTGCCCCGCCCGAGCGGGCCGTCGAGGCGTACGTCTCGACGAGCGTCTACGGCGCGCTGATCCCGATCGTCGATCGGGTGAAGAGCCTCGGCATCGTCTCGATTCCGGGGATGATGGCCGGGATGATCATCGCCGGCGCCAACCCGATCTACGCCGCTCAGTACCAGTTCGTCATCATGCTGATGCTCTTCTCGGCCGCCGGGCTGACCAGCATGACGAGCACGTACCTCGTCAGCGGCTACGTCTTCACCGACGCCGATCAGCTCGATCCCGCCGTCCTCGGGACGACGGAGGCGTAA
- a CDS encoding ABC transporter ATP-binding protein, with amino-acid sequence MQPKLETERLTRVVDGESIVEDVSLAVPESEVLAIIGPSGAGKSSFLRLLNRLDEPTSGTVYLDGTDYREIDPQALRRRIGLIPQRPALRDGTVLKNATTAFRIRDEPVDEERIDRLLAAVDLDGYADREIERLSGGERQRVSIIRTLANESEVLLLDEPTSSLDSETERRIEGFLGDLISAYELTCVVVTHDVEQARRLGDRVARFEDGRVTRVGVPRTVAP; translated from the coding sequence ATGCAGCCGAAGCTCGAGACGGAGCGACTTACCCGGGTCGTCGACGGCGAGTCCATCGTCGAGGACGTCTCGCTCGCCGTCCCCGAGTCGGAGGTGCTTGCGATCATCGGTCCCTCGGGGGCCGGGAAGTCGTCGTTTCTGCGCCTGCTCAACCGGCTCGACGAGCCGACGAGCGGCACCGTCTACCTCGACGGGACGGACTATCGCGAGATCGATCCCCAGGCACTACGCCGACGGATCGGACTGATCCCACAGCGACCGGCGCTGCGCGACGGCACCGTCCTCAAGAACGCCACCACCGCGTTTCGGATCCGTGACGAGCCGGTCGACGAGGAGCGGATCGACCGACTGCTCGCCGCGGTCGACCTCGACGGCTACGCCGACCGGGAGATCGAGCGGCTCTCGGGCGGCGAGCGCCAGCGCGTCTCGATCATCCGCACCCTGGCGAACGAATCCGAGGTCCTCCTGCTCGACGAGCCCACCTCGAGCCTCGACTCCGAGACGGAACGGCGAATCGAGGGGTTTCTCGGCGACCTCATCTCCGCCTACGAGCTGACCTGCGTCGTGGTCACGCACGACGTCGAGCAGGCCCGACGCCTCGGCGACCGGGTCGCACGCTTCGAGGACGGACGGGTGACGAGGGTGGGAGTGCCGCGGACGGTGGCGCCGTGA
- the tgtA gene encoding tRNA guanosine(15) transglycosylase TgtA, translated as MSDARELFEARDWDAAGRIGRLRVPRAGVTVETPALLPVVNPHIQTIPPRALAEEFGAEILITNSYVLHGSEELRETVLEQGLHDLLDFPGAIMTDSGSFQLAEYGEIDVTNEGILEFQRRIGSDIATPVDLPTPPGVSRERAEEELETTQRRLEDAAAFEAGEMLVSAPVQGATYPDLRERAGGHAADTGLDVFPVGAVVPLMNEYRFGDVVDVVAAAKRGLGPAAPVHLFGAGHPMMFALAVAMGCDLFDSAAYALYARDGRYLTVRGTEHLADLDYLPCSCPVCTEYVPEEIRESDERERLLSKHNLHVTFGEIRTIKAAIRDGDLLELVEARARGHSAMLDGYRALLEHAEQLERTDPGSKGTFFYLSSESAQRPEVGRHHQRLARFSTPETVLLAEDGTPDGEREAYDERWSVLPPFGPVPPGLAETYPLSAEVPDRTDDRAYEAAATGVARVVEANPGTEWTLVCRDWPDAALDRVPARVELVRVGSESTSE; from the coding sequence ATGAGCGACGCACGCGAGCTCTTCGAGGCGCGCGACTGGGACGCCGCCGGTCGGATCGGTCGGCTGCGCGTCCCGCGTGCGGGCGTCACCGTCGAGACGCCCGCGCTGTTGCCGGTGGTGAACCCCCACATCCAGACGATCCCCCCTCGGGCGCTCGCCGAGGAGTTCGGCGCGGAGATCCTCATCACCAACTCCTACGTCCTCCACGGGAGCGAGGAACTCCGCGAGACCGTCCTCGAGCAGGGGCTCCACGACCTCCTCGACTTCCCGGGTGCGATCATGACCGATTCTGGTTCCTTTCAGCTCGCGGAGTACGGCGAGATCGACGTCACGAACGAGGGGATCCTCGAGTTCCAGCGCCGGATCGGCTCGGACATCGCCACGCCGGTCGACCTCCCCACGCCGCCGGGCGTCTCGCGCGAGCGCGCCGAGGAGGAACTCGAGACCACCCAACGGCGGCTCGAGGACGCCGCGGCGTTCGAGGCCGGTGAGATGTTGGTCTCCGCGCCGGTCCAGGGGGCGACCTACCCCGACCTCCGCGAGCGGGCCGGCGGCCACGCCGCCGATACGGGTCTGGACGTCTTTCCCGTCGGCGCGGTCGTCCCGCTGATGAACGAGTACCGGTTCGGCGACGTCGTGGACGTCGTCGCCGCCGCGAAACGGGGGCTCGGCCCCGCCGCACCCGTCCACCTCTTCGGCGCGGGCCACCCGATGATGTTCGCGCTCGCGGTCGCGATGGGCTGTGACCTGTTCGACTCGGCGGCCTACGCGCTCTACGCCCGCGACGGCCGCTACCTCACGGTCCGGGGCACCGAGCACCTCGCCGACCTCGACTACCTCCCGTGTTCGTGTCCGGTCTGCACCGAGTACGTTCCCGAGGAGATACGGGAGAGCGACGAGCGCGAACGCCTGCTCTCGAAGCACAACCTCCACGTCACCTTCGGGGAGATCCGCACGATCAAGGCGGCGATCCGCGACGGCGACCTCCTCGAACTGGTCGAGGCGCGTGCCCGCGGTCACTCGGCCATGCTCGATGGCTACCGGGCGCTGCTCGAGCACGCCGAGCAGCTAGAACGCACCGATCCCGGCTCGAAGGGGACGTTCTTCTACCTCTCGAGCGAGAGCGCACAGCGTCCCGAGGTCGGGCGCCATCACCAACGACTCGCGCGATTCTCCACGCCCGAGACGGTCCTCCTCGCGGAGGACGGGACGCCCGACGGGGAGCGGGAAGCGTACGACGAGCGCTGGTCGGTCCTCCCGCCGTTCGGACCGGTGCCGCCGGGGCTCGCGGAGACCTATCCCCTCTCTGCGGAGGTGCCCGACCGGACGGACGACCGGGCCTACGAGGCCGCGGCGACGGGCGTCGCACGCGTCGTCGAAGCGAACCCGGGGACGGAGTGGACGCTCGTCTGCCGGGACTGGCCCGACGCGGCGCTGGATCGCGTTCCCGCTCGCGTCGAACTCGTGCGCGTCGGATCGGAAAGCACGTCCGAGTAG
- a CDS encoding class I SAM-dependent methyltransferase — protein sequence MNDERERWNERYSEEEPPTDPAAVLTEHVEELPDGRALDVATGGGRNAIFLAERGYAVDAIDISEAGLEIAHERAAERGVSDAIEFVREDVEEYELPREAYDVIVVTHYYSLNVVPALKRALAPGGVLLYEHRLRPPGDDSHRFRFRPNDLLRACLDLRIVRYDEPMEITEDEATVWLVARRKRA from the coding sequence ATGAACGACGAACGGGAACGCTGGAACGAACGCTACTCGGAGGAAGAGCCGCCGACCGATCCGGCGGCCGTGCTCACCGAGCACGTCGAGGAGCTTCCGGACGGCCGAGCGCTCGACGTCGCGACCGGCGGCGGCCGCAACGCGATCTTCCTCGCCGAGCGCGGCTACGCGGTCGACGCGATCGATATCTCGGAGGCGGGCCTGGAGATCGCCCACGAGCGGGCGGCGGAGCGCGGCGTCAGCGACGCGATCGAGTTCGTTCGGGAGGACGTCGAGGAGTACGAACTCCCCCGCGAAGCGTACGACGTGATCGTGGTAACTCATTACTACAGCCTGAACGTGGTTCCGGCGCTCAAGCGTGCGCTCGCGCCGGGCGGCGTCCTGCTCTACGAACACCGCCTGCGGCCGCCCGGCGACGACTCCCATCGTTTTCGCTTTCGCCCGAACGATCTCCTCAGGGCCTGTCTCGACCTGCGGATCGTCCGCTACGACGAGCCGATGGAGATCACCGAGGACGAGGCGACGGTGTGGCTGGTCGCGCGCCGGAAGCGGGCGTGA
- a CDS encoding NUDIX hydrolase — MSDPLEWETIDEEVAYACPGFDVIHETVRLPDGTETDFDYATEPDAVVVLPFTPEGEVVLIEEWRQAVKRVNRGLPAGSMEGDESRETAARRELEEETGYEAGRIEFLTSVEPANGLLDARHHYFAAFDCEPTGERELDFNESIRVDTTDWESLREAVATGDVEDGRTALGVLQYDAFEP, encoded by the coding sequence ATGAGCGATCCGCTCGAGTGGGAGACGATCGACGAGGAGGTCGCGTACGCGTGTCCGGGATTCGACGTGATCCACGAGACCGTCCGACTGCCGGACGGTACGGAGACCGACTTCGACTACGCCACCGAACCCGATGCGGTCGTGGTCCTTCCGTTCACCCCGGAGGGCGAGGTCGTCCTCATCGAGGAGTGGCGCCAGGCGGTCAAACGGGTCAACCGCGGGCTGCCGGCGGGGAGCATGGAGGGCGACGAGAGCCGCGAGACGGCCGCTCGCCGAGAGCTCGAGGAGGAGACCGGCTACGAGGCCGGGCGGATCGAGTTCCTGACGAGCGTCGAGCCCGCGAACGGCCTGCTCGACGCCCGCCATCACTACTTCGCCGCGTTTGACTGCGAGCCGACGGGCGAACGGGAGCTCGACTTCAACGAGTCGATCCGCGTCGACACTACGGACTGGGAGTCGCTTCGCGAGGCGGTCGCGACCGGCGACGTCGAGGACGGTCGGACTGCACTCGGCGTGCTCCAATACGACGCGTTCGAGCCATGA
- a CDS encoding CHY zinc finger protein — MAKDPSPVRGVGLDDETRCAHYDGPRDVIAIRFPCCGAYYACFECHAARADHEAERWPVDARDERAVRCGRCEAELTIAAYLACGHACPACDAAFNPGCANHHHRYFEGEGEGFST; from the coding sequence GTGGCGAAGGATCCGAGCCCGGTCCGAGGCGTCGGGCTGGACGACGAGACGCGGTGTGCCCACTACGACGGCCCGCGGGACGTGATCGCGATCCGGTTTCCGTGCTGCGGGGCGTACTACGCCTGCTTCGAGTGCCACGCGGCGCGTGCGGACCACGAGGCCGAACGCTGGCCCGTCGACGCCCGCGACGAGCGCGCCGTCCGGTGTGGTCGGTGCGAAGCGGAACTGACGATCGCGGCGTACCTCGCCTGCGGACACGCCTGTCCCGCCTGTGATGCGGCGTTCAACCCGGGCTGTGCGAACCATCACCACCGCTACTTCGAGGGCGAGGGCGAGGGTTTTTCGACGTAA
- a CDS encoding saccharopine dehydrogenase family protein: protein MGDELLIYGSYGYAGALIARRAVDEGLSPVLAGRNAERIEEQALELGCEHRVLSLEHPEVLERALEDVSVVLNCAGPFSSTAEPLYSACLHAGTDYLDITGEIDVLEAIAERDRDAETAGVTLLPGTGFDVVPTDCLAGYLETRLPSATRLTLAIDGLGTFSPGTIKAIVEELPRSGAIREDGAIRTVPAAWRTRRLDFGQGPKPAVTVPWGDVSTAYYATGIPNIEVYATVPEPAIELMRRTRPLAPAFGTRPVQWALKRLADAAFSGPTAEERAQSVTRIRGEVENDDGERAAARLLTPDTYELTAHTAVEAARRTLEGEVGTGFQTPATAFGPDFVLEFDGVEREDVEEIERDPTDADR from the coding sequence ATGGGAGACGAGCTACTGATCTACGGGTCGTACGGCTACGCGGGGGCACTCATCGCGCGTCGAGCAGTCGACGAGGGGCTCTCGCCGGTTCTCGCGGGCCGAAACGCCGAGCGAATCGAGGAGCAGGCGCTCGAACTCGGCTGCGAGCACCGCGTGTTGAGCCTCGAGCATCCAGAGGTCCTCGAACGGGCCCTCGAGGACGTCTCGGTCGTGCTGAACTGTGCCGGTCCGTTCTCGAGCACCGCCGAGCCGCTCTACTCGGCGTGTCTGCACGCGGGGACCGACTACCTCGACATCACCGGCGAGATCGACGTCCTCGAGGCGATCGCCGAACGCGACCGGGACGCCGAGACGGCCGGCGTCACCCTGCTTCCCGGCACGGGCTTCGACGTCGTCCCGACGGACTGTCTGGCGGGGTATCTCGAGACGCGACTCCCCTCCGCGACCCGGCTCACCCTCGCGATCGACGGACTGGGGACGTTCTCGCCGGGGACGATCAAGGCGATCGTCGAGGAGCTACCGCGTTCGGGCGCGATCCGAGAGGACGGCGCGATCCGCACCGTCCCGGCGGCCTGGCGCACGCGCCGGCTCGACTTCGGGCAGGGACCGAAACCGGCGGTGACCGTCCCCTGGGGCGACGTCTCGACGGCCTACTACGCCACCGGCATCCCGAACATCGAGGTCTACGCCACCGTGCCCGAGCCCGCGATCGAGCTGATGCGACGGACGCGTCCGCTCGCGCCCGCGTTCGGGACGAGGCCGGTCCAGTGGGCGCTGAAGCGGCTGGCCGACGCGGCGTTCTCCGGGCCGACCGCCGAGGAGCGGGCGCAAAGCGTCACCAGGATCCGGGGCGAGGTCGAGAACGACGACGGCGAGCGGGCCGCCGCGCGCCTGTTGACCCCCGACACGTACGAACTAACCGCCCACACTGCGGTCGAGGCCGCCCGGCGGACGCTCGAGGGTGAGGTCGGGACGGGCTTCCAAACCCCGGCGACCGCGTTCGGGCCGGATTTCGTTCTGGAGTTCGACGGAGTGGAGCGCGAGGACGTAGAGGAGATCGAGCGCGATCCGACCGACGCTGATCGCTGA
- a CDS encoding metal-dependent hydrolase produces the protein MFVGHALLAFALAAGGARWTGRSPERSLSIGLAAGAFATVPDVDMLYALVGLLSGVGGTLDAVNAFWSASTHVHRIVTHSLVVGVAAALGFALWSRGLEREGAGIGALRTRPDALSGLAVLVALVAVAGLASGSLGLVVMSAFVLAGLAVATLAVEFGGLGPRTVLATALLGLLSHPFGDLFTGEPPRLLYPFGARLLTDRVLLSPDSTLHLLGTFGVELATIWLAALVYCRLTHRSLRTHVRWRAALGVAYAGAALALPAPTVDSSYRFVFSVLAVGAVGPAPLVGRAYRERRAIRGVGRTHGVGREFRTSAFGDEALTPLLTGLAAITLAGISFAVVHSLT, from the coding sequence ATGTTCGTCGGCCACGCGCTGCTCGCGTTCGCGCTCGCCGCGGGCGGTGCGCGCTGGACGGGTCGCTCCCCGGAGCGATCGCTGTCGATCGGACTCGCCGCCGGGGCGTTCGCGACCGTCCCCGACGTCGACATGCTCTACGCGTTGGTGGGACTGCTCTCCGGGGTCGGCGGGACGCTCGACGCCGTGAACGCGTTCTGGAGTGCGAGCACCCACGTCCACCGAATCGTGACCCACTCGCTGGTCGTCGGGGTCGCCGCCGCCCTCGGGTTCGCCCTCTGGAGTCGCGGCCTCGAACGGGAGGGTGCGGGGATCGGTGCGCTCAGGACGCGTCCCGACGCGCTCTCGGGGCTCGCCGTTCTGGTCGCTCTCGTCGCGGTCGCCGGGCTCGCAAGCGGTTCGCTCGGGCTCGTGGTGATGTCGGCGTTCGTCCTCGCCGGACTCGCGGTGGCGACGCTCGCAGTCGAGTTCGGCGGTCTCGGTCCGCGGACGGTCCTCGCGACGGCGCTGCTCGGGCTGTTGAGCCACCCGTTCGGCGACCTCTTCACCGGTGAGCCGCCACGACTCCTCTACCCGTTCGGCGCACGCCTCCTCACCGATCGGGTACTGCTCAGTCCGGACTCGACGCTGCACCTGCTGGGAACGTTCGGCGTCGAACTCGCGACGATCTGGCTGGCCGCGCTCGTCTACTGCCGGCTGACCCATCGGTCGCTCCGTACGCACGTCCGCTGGCGGGCGGCGCTCGGCGTCGCCTACGCGGGGGCCGCGCTGGCGCTGCCCGCACCGACGGTCGACTCGTCCTACCGGTTCGTCTTCAGCGTGCTCGCGGTCGGGGCCGTCGGCCCCGCACCGCTCGTCGGACGAGCCTATCGCGAACGCCGTGCGATTCGAGGTGTCGGTCGCACCCACGGTGTCGGACGCGAGTTCCGGACGAGCGCGTTCGGTGACGAGGCGCTGACGCCGCTTCTCACCGGGCTGGCGGCGATCACGCTGGCCGGGATCTCCTTCGCGGTGGTCCACTCTCTGACCTGA
- a CDS encoding TrmB family transcriptional regulator: protein MPTGDEAVQLLEELGLTEYEARCFVGLSRVPKASAKEISDLSTVPRSRVYDAVERLHRRGLVDVQQSEPRQYRALSKDAALEILREEYDSTLDAAEAALAGLRRSEHLEEEGAWAIADHDHVTNRIGSLIEDGEDEVYVLVVDDGLLDRKLYDLLSAAVDREMTVIVELSSEDAKQRIEEEVPSAKATVTTLANDPAKLEGKWLGRIVMVDRRSVLISALTDETLPGRRTETAIWASGPDHGLVVGTRHLLGARIDDSDVLS, encoded by the coding sequence ATGCCAACCGGAGATGAAGCGGTCCAGCTGCTCGAGGAGCTGGGTTTGACCGAGTACGAGGCGCGCTGTTTCGTCGGGCTGTCGCGGGTCCCGAAGGCCAGTGCGAAGGAGATCAGCGACCTCTCGACGGTGCCCCGTTCCCGGGTCTACGACGCGGTTGAGCGGCTGCACAGACGGGGGCTGGTGGACGTACAGCAGTCCGAGCCGCGTCAGTACCGGGCGCTCTCGAAGGACGCCGCCCTTGAGATCCTTCGCGAGGAGTACGACTCCACGCTGGACGCCGCGGAGGCGGCGCTGGCCGGACTACGACGGTCGGAGCACCTGGAGGAGGAAGGGGCGTGGGCGATCGCGGATCACGACCACGTGACCAACCGGATCGGCAGTCTGATCGAGGATGGGGAGGACGAAGTCTACGTGCTCGTCGTCGACGACGGGTTGCTCGATCGGAAGCTGTACGACTTGCTGTCGGCGGCCGTCGATCGGGAGATGACGGTGATCGTCGAACTGTCGTCCGAGGACGCAAAGCAACGCATCGAGGAGGAGGTGCCTTCGGCGAAGGCGACAGTGACCACGTTGGCGAACGATCCGGCGAAGCTGGAGGGGAAGTGGCTTGGCCGGATCGTGATGGTCGATCGACGGTCGGTGCTGATCAGCGCGCTGACGGACGAGACCCTCCCCGGGCGGAGAACCGAGACCGCCATCTGGGCCAGCGGCCCCGACCACGGGCTGGTCGTCGGTACGCGCCACCTGCTCGGCGCGCGCATCGACGATTCCGATGTCCTCAGTTGA
- a CDS encoding DUF7344 domain-containing protein, with protein sequence MDHSIPHSESGRAASEGLSGDALYGILSDRRRRDVLYHLNESEERVELADLAQAVAVRETGSEEGAVSATDLRRVHVSLYHAHVPKLAAANAVAFDRSERTVALTETGREVVDEFEGLADQVE encoded by the coding sequence ATGGATCACTCGATCCCTCACTCCGAGAGCGGCCGAGCCGCGAGCGAGGGGCTCTCCGGGGACGCGTTATACGGGATTCTCTCCGACCGCCGTCGTCGGGACGTGCTGTACCACCTGAACGAGAGCGAGGAGCGGGTCGAACTCGCCGATCTCGCGCAGGCGGTCGCGGTCCGGGAGACGGGCTCGGAGGAAGGGGCGGTTTCGGCGACGGATCTCCGACGGGTTCACGTTTCGCTCTATCACGCCCACGTCCCGAAGCTGGCGGCCGCGAACGCCGTGGCGTTCGACCGATCCGAACGAACGGTCGCCCTGACCGAGACCGGACGCGAGGTCGTCGACGAGTTCGAGGGACTCGCCGATCAGGTCGAGTGA